A part of Flavobacteriaceae bacterium GSB9 genomic DNA contains:
- a CDS encoding cytochrome c — translation MNKLTIYFGIILLLSISIYFLFSSNSQKSNNDDFNFGAFHIKIPEHWKKIEFDGIDSYVGGITNGNDSLTFDYGWYSYDFSYEDGEKQLFATDTINGKIALITKPKETGNGTIGIYIEKAYKENRFNLIGKNIADEDLILEIFKSIKFKDSDTTLNSESIGFSNKITPYSGRSLFYANCAACHHKNKNMTGPAFGGIKELEFKKWILDSKDLNEIDKTEFGISYHRKAFGKLLTENEIEKLIEYSKSE, via the coding sequence ATGAATAAATTGACAATATATTTTGGAATAATTTTATTGCTATCAATAAGTATTTACTTCTTATTTAGTTCAAATTCCCAAAAGTCAAATAATGATGATTTTAATTTTGGTGCTTTTCACATTAAAATTCCAGAACACTGGAAAAAAATTGAATTTGACGGAATAGACAGCTATGTTGGCGGCATCACAAATGGAAACGACTCATTGACTTTTGACTATGGCTGGTATTCTTATGACTTTAGCTATGAAGATGGTGAAAAACAGCTTTTCGCGACCGACACAATAAATGGAAAAATTGCATTGATAACCAAACCAAAAGAAACTGGAAATGGGACAATTGGAATTTATATCGAAAAAGCATACAAAGAAAACCGATTTAATTTGATTGGAAAAAACATAGCGGATGAGGACTTGATTTTGGAAATTTTTAAATCAATAAAATTTAAGGATAGTGACACAACTTTAAATTCTGAAAGTATCGGATTTTCTAATAAAATAACACCTTATTCTGGTCGGAGTTTATTTTATGCAAACTGTGCTGCTTGTCATCATAAAAACAAAAATATGACCGGACCAGCATTTGGTGGAATAAAAGAATTGGAATTTAAAAAATGGATTCTTGATTCAAAAGATTTAAATGAAATAGACAAAACTGAATTTGGTATTAGCTATCATAGAAAAGCTTTCGGGAAATTATTGACCGAAAATGAAATAGAAAAACTAATAGAATACAGTAAATCGGAATAA